The DNA sequence GAGTCGCACGTGCTGCCAGTACAGGCAGCTCTCGTCGTGTGGGTTGGTCGTGTCCCAAACGCCGTTGATCACGCCGTTGCCTACGTCAGCGAGGACCGGGGCCGTCGCTTTAATAGCGCCTGGGATGTGCGCTACAACGTTTACATCGTCGCCGGGCAGCGCTCTGAACTTGTCCTGGTAGCCATAGAGCTGGATCGGGATGTTGCGGAAGTCGGTCGCGTAACTCTTGACCTTCGCATTGTTGATCAATTCCTGGCCCTTGAGTACGCCCCCCAGCAGCAGACCGATGGCTCCCTTTCTGTCGTGGGGATGCCAAGTGTTTCAGTCGAAGTCAAGAGATAGCCCGCTGGCAGCGGGCTATCTTGTCGGAGACTGGCGGGCGCATCAGATGCCCATGCAGACGATGAAACTGTCCGCGGGGTTGGCCTGCACCGTGGTCGTGGTGGACGGAGCACCTCCGGCGCTGGTCGTCTGGATGGCGCGCATGGAGCCGGTTGCGGGATCGCCGTCGTCGAGTGTGGCATCGAGTTGCAATACATACTGGCCCAGTATGTTCGTCGAGCAGATGATATAGCTGCCATTCATCGTCCCGGTCATCGTGACGAAACCGGTGTTGCTCTGGATGCCGATCTGGCCGCCGTTCCCGTTCTTCGGCCAGTAGTCGGAGCTTGGCAAGCTGCAATCGACAGTTGCGGAACCGGGAGCCAGTCCGGCCAGTCGCACATGCTGCCAGAACAGGCAGGTCTCGTCCGAGTTGGTGGCCGAGTTCCAGACGCCGTTGATCATGCCGTTGCCTACCGTACCGGTCGGGGTAGCGGCAAGCGTAGCGGCCGGAAGATGAGTCACGACTTGTGCATCGTCGCCGGGCAACGCCTTGAACCTGTCCTGGTAGCCGTAGAGCATGATCGGGATGTTGTGAAAATCGGTCGCGTAGCGCTTGACCTTGGCGTTGTTGATCAATTCCTGTGCCTTCAGAACACCGCTCAGCAGCAGACCGATGATGACCAGTACGATCGCAATTTCGACCAGTGTGAATCCTTTATTATTATTCCGATGCGTCATGATTGCTCGTTTCATCGAGAGAAACTCTCGACAGGTACCCGTACGCCAGAACCGCGTTCAAAAAATAGCCCGCGCGAGGCGGGCTATTGGTCGGAAACTGACGAAAGTTAAGGTATTAAATGCTCATGCACACTGTAAAGCTGTCCGCAGGAGCAGCCTGTACTGCGGCCGTGGTGGACGGCGCTCCCGGGATGGCCGAGCAGCTTTCGTCCGTGTTGGTGGTCGTGTCCCAAACGCCGTTGATCACGCCGTTGCCTACCGTAGCGACGGCCGGTGTGGTCGCGAGCGTTGCAGTCGGGATATGCGTAACCACGAGTGCATCATCGCCGGGCAGCGCTCTGAACTTGTCCTGGTAGCCATAGAGCTGGATCGGGATGTTGCGGAAGTCGGTCGCGTAACTCTTGACCTTCGCATTGTTGATCAATTCCTGGCCCTTGAGTACGCCCCCCAGCAGCAGACCGATGATCATGATTGCTCCCTTTTGATCTCCCGGGGAATGCCCAGTGCCTCCTCTTACGCCAGAAGTGTGCCAGCGCCTCGTTGCGGTGATACGGGTGATTTATTGAGCGATCAGGGGACGCATGATAGGGTTGATGGAGCGTTTTGATGATGCGGTCATAATCTCGGGCGGCGCAAGAATTGAGTTAACGTATTGAACATAATGATTTTATCGGTAGACGATAACATCGTCACGGCGCATCTTTCGAAATTCCGCACGCGGAAAAGACTCGCAGGAATCGTTATATTTCCGTCGCGTACGTCGAGTTTTCGTCAAATCCAGCGCTGCCATTTTGACCCGGACCCAGGATGCGTCGACGGTACATCCGGCGTATTTTGCCCATCAAAAAGCCAGCGAACCAGGGCAGACGCCGGTTGCATCGATCGAACGCGCGGATAGTTTGGACGGGTGCGGTAAACTCTTGCCAAGGTTGAAACCCGAAA is a window from the Betaproteobacteria bacterium genome containing:
- a CDS encoding prepilin-type cleavage/methylation domain-containing protein, coding for MINNAKVKSYATDFRNIPIQLYGYQDKFRALPGDDVNVVAHIPGAIKATAPVLADVGNGVINGVWDTTNPHDESCLYWQHVRLAGLAPGSTTVDCSASADYWPKNANGGQIGIQSNTTTFVTMTGTMNGSYIICSKNILGQFVLQLDATLDDGNPATGSMRAILQ
- a CDS encoding prepilin-type N-terminal cleavage/methylation domain-containing protein, with the protein product MTHRNNNKGFTLVEIAIVLVIIGLLLSGVLKAQELINNAKVKRYATDFHNIPIMLYGYQDRFKALPGDDAQVVTHLPAATLAATPTGTVGNGMINGVWNSATNSDETCLFWQHVRLAGLAPGSATVDCSLPSSDYWPKNGNGGQIGIQSNTGFVTMTGTMNGSYIICSTNILGQYVLQLDATLDDGDPATGSMRAIQTTSAGGAPSTTTTVQANPADSFIVCMGI